The following coding sequences lie in one Amycolatopsis cihanbeyliensis genomic window:
- a CDS encoding MFS transporter yields the protein MANGVAVPDSHRGKLPLRSTRERQIALIVLCVGTLMTVVDSTAVYVALPTMQTGLGISQVDLAWVVNAYLIPFGGLLLFAGRLGDLIGAKRVFLGGLGLFVSASVACGLANDPIALFAARFAQGAGGAFTTAVALGMVVSLFPKERDQVQAFALYAFIGASGAVLGQIAGAGLTSAFGWRWIFFVNVPIGLAVIGFAVRFTDNIRESRERARVDQVGALLLVGSLMLCIYTLTEATDLGWSSLRTLALAAGGLLLMVAFVGWQARARVALIPLHLLRRRNVGWVNLVLLLMNIGPTGMFFLCALYLQHVLGFTVLEVGMAFVPTAVVLAITSLKLAPRLLREVDAKTVLVPSIVSMIVGLALFARIPADGNYLLDVLPASLLIGLGAGTAGPPVLRIALAEATTRDRGLRSGLINTTQQVGAALGLAVLSPIAASVTQQVLADGAPMDSALTDGYRTAFLAAAGAAALALTLAVIAVKPAVPRTGPADIDPNAGQAAVRRRDPTGADNPDFLALGLGGTNMMAMLWSIAMGRRAVGVELRGDPHQALMHWNVNENLRHSLATIDRLMVERYGRDRVPRRPNGELFLLHECFYYPGAADGGEGRADEVIDGWVSDGHIAALVGAVDIVDDRWVDGMPNRSVTTRTPEPPAASADASGADPDLSKILNEPFSFQIGAEDLLILLRRYLEEMSRMDLAAGHLPRCRIFTYHRAVKPRDGGVPRWLRRLTGRQAEPDGFVRYPDGRVGVRIEAIRELDEKGVYRRVRDPGTEVLDLGVPGLFMIAEGSDSDDARRLGLVQDPLTVDNGDGRGPVIAQADYVIGVIAVSVGDRFRLRMASEFDDSGSEHWIRQAAAGHVGFIEEGWIITEVPDFVTFDPAQAGMVSRLTKRDSAEYHAAYRYLLREFYLDQITQLTGIPRAMLANTLALHTPRMISVVAKMGRDPLVAANGVVAGDSFGNGSFLASGGVQTGLLGHASRVGRYWRNIDAGIPPGDAVRDLADGIRADTEAWLEVSRADFAQPPRSGVAARENVLAAARRRRRSIAPFTLRDDLNRLNVHPGRVPMLGLQPLEQPHPNGNGETGGEAGGAGPEGARCVGGSGSDPQRGLRQPLAAQVEAQRQSGT from the coding sequence GTGGCCAACGGTGTTGCTGTACCGGATTCCCACCGCGGCAAGTTGCCGTTGCGAAGCACCAGGGAACGTCAGATCGCGCTGATCGTTCTCTGCGTCGGGACGCTGATGACCGTTGTGGACTCCACGGCGGTCTATGTGGCACTGCCGACAATGCAGACGGGGTTGGGCATCTCCCAGGTGGACCTGGCTTGGGTGGTGAACGCCTACCTGATCCCGTTCGGAGGGTTGTTGCTGTTTGCCGGCAGGCTTGGCGACCTGATCGGCGCGAAGCGGGTCTTCCTCGGCGGTCTCGGGCTGTTCGTCTCCGCGTCGGTGGCTTGCGGGCTCGCCAATGACCCGATCGCCCTCTTCGCCGCGCGATTCGCGCAGGGGGCTGGTGGCGCGTTCACCACGGCGGTGGCGCTCGGCATGGTCGTGTCGTTGTTTCCGAAGGAACGGGACCAGGTTCAGGCGTTCGCGTTGTACGCGTTCATCGGTGCTTCGGGCGCTGTGCTCGGCCAGATCGCGGGGGCTGGGCTGACCAGCGCATTCGGGTGGCGATGGATCTTCTTCGTGAACGTTCCCATCGGCCTCGCCGTTATCGGGTTCGCGGTGCGGTTCACCGACAACATCCGGGAGAGCCGGGAACGCGCGCGAGTTGACCAGGTTGGCGCGTTGCTGCTCGTCGGTTCGCTCATGTTGTGCATTTACACGCTCACCGAGGCGACCGACCTGGGCTGGAGTAGCCTGCGGACGCTGGCGCTCGCCGCAGGCGGGTTGTTGTTGATGGTGGCGTTCGTCGGCTGGCAGGCACGAGCGAGGGTCGCCCTGATACCACTGCACCTGCTGCGCAGGCGCAATGTGGGGTGGGTCAACCTCGTGCTCTTGCTGATGAACATCGGCCCCACGGGGATGTTCTTTCTCTGCGCGTTGTACCTGCAACATGTGCTCGGATTCACGGTACTCGAGGTGGGTATGGCGTTCGTTCCCACTGCCGTGGTGCTGGCGATCACCTCCCTCAAGCTCGCGCCGAGGCTGTTGCGCGAGGTGGACGCGAAGACGGTGCTGGTCCCCTCGATCGTCTCGATGATCGTGGGACTCGCGTTGTTCGCCCGTATCCCGGCGGATGGGAACTATCTCCTCGACGTCCTTCCGGCGAGTCTGCTCATCGGCCTCGGGGCCGGCACCGCGGGGCCGCCGGTGCTGCGCATCGCACTGGCGGAGGCCACGACCCGGGACCGCGGTCTGCGGTCCGGCCTGATAAACACGACCCAGCAGGTGGGTGCCGCGCTGGGGCTGGCGGTGTTGTCCCCGATCGCGGCAAGCGTGACACAACAGGTGCTTGCCGACGGGGCTCCGATGGACAGCGCGCTGACCGACGGCTACCGGACCGCATTCCTGGCGGCCGCTGGCGCGGCAGCGTTGGCGTTGACGCTGGCCGTGATCGCGGTCAAACCGGCCGTGCCGCGGACCGGGCCCGCCGACATCGACCCCAACGCCGGCCAGGCGGCCGTCCGCCGCCGCGACCCGACGGGGGCGGACAACCCCGACTTTCTCGCGCTTGGCCTTGGCGGCACGAACATGATGGCGATGTTGTGGTCCATCGCCATGGGCAGACGGGCTGTCGGTGTCGAACTGAGGGGCGACCCACATCAGGCACTGATGCACTGGAACGTCAACGAGAATCTCCGGCACAGCTTGGCGACGATCGACCGGCTGATGGTGGAACGTTACGGGCGGGACCGGGTGCCGCGGCGACCGAATGGCGAACTGTTCCTGCTCCACGAGTGCTTTTACTACCCAGGCGCGGCAGACGGTGGTGAGGGGCGCGCGGATGAGGTGATCGACGGCTGGGTGTCCGACGGGCATATCGCGGCACTGGTCGGCGCGGTCGACATCGTGGACGACCGTTGGGTCGACGGGATGCCCAACCGGTCGGTGACCACCCGTACCCCGGAACCACCGGCCGCCAGCGCGGACGCATCCGGAGCCGATCCGGATCTGTCCAAGATCCTGAATGAGCCGTTCTCGTTTCAGATCGGAGCCGAGGACCTGCTGATTCTCCTGCGCCGATACCTGGAGGAGATGAGCAGGATGGATCTCGCCGCAGGTCACCTGCCTCGTTGTCGCATCTTCACCTATCACCGGGCGGTCAAGCCTCGCGACGGTGGGGTTCCGCGATGGCTGCGGAGGTTGACGGGGCGGCAGGCCGAACCGGACGGTTTCGTCAGGTACCCCGATGGCCGAGTGGGAGTTCGTATCGAGGCGATCCGCGAGTTGGACGAGAAAGGCGTCTACCGGCGGGTCCGTGATCCGGGGACAGAGGTGCTGGATCTGGGCGTTCCCGGCTTGTTCATGATCGCCGAGGGATCCGACAGCGACGACGCCAGGCGGTTGGGCCTCGTGCAGGATCCGCTCACGGTGGACAATGGTGACGGCCGTGGCCCGGTGATCGCCCAGGCCGATTACGTAATCGGCGTGATAGCGGTGTCCGTTGGTGACAGATTCCGGCTCCGCATGGCGTCCGAGTTCGACGACTCGGGAAGCGAACACTGGATTCGCCAGGCAGCGGCCGGCCACGTTGGATTCATCGAGGAAGGGTGGATCATCACGGAAGTGCCGGATTTCGTCACCTTCGATCCGGCGCAGGCCGGCATGGTGTCACGCCTGACGAAACGTGATTCGGCGGAGTATCACGCGGCGTACCGATACTTGCTTCGGGAGTTCTATCTCGACCAGATCACACAATTGACAGGAATCCCGAGGGCTATGTTGGCCAACACGTTGGCGCTGCATACTCCGCGAATGATCAGCGTGGTGGCGAAGATGGGACGGGATCCTCTCGTGGCGGCCAATGGCGTCGTGGCAGGGGACTCCTTCGGCAACGGTAGTTTTCTCGCCAGTGGCGGTGTGCAGACCGGCCTCCTCGGCCACGCGTCGCGCGTTGGCCGGTACTGGCGGAATATCGACGCCGGGATCCCTCCCGGCGACGCGGTGCGCGACCTCGCCGATGGCATCAGGGCCGATACCGAAGCGTGGTTGGAGGTGAGCCGTGCCGACTTTGCTCAGCCACCGCGCAGTGGCGTGGCCGCGCGGGAGAACGTCCTCGCGGCGGCGAGAAGGCGTCGCCGCTCGATCGCGCCGTTCACATTGCGTGACGATCTGAACCGGCTCAACGTCCATCCCGGACGTGTGCCCATGCTGGGCCTACAACCACTCGAACAGCCGCACCCCAACGGCAACGGGGAGACAGGCGGTGAGGCGGGTGGCGCCGGTCCGGAAGGGGCGCGCTGCGTGGGTGGGTCCGGTTCGGATCCCCAGCGAGGTCTCCGTCAACCGCTGGCCGCGCAGGTGGAGGCGCAACGGCAAAGCGGCACCTAA
- a CDS encoding class I SAM-dependent methyltransferase gives MRRIVGKQVLELAATEFDELLAAHRGAVLDVGTGDGKHAQYVAQRNPELLVIGLDAAKDGMREISAKAASRKRGLANLVYVWASAEGLPAELHGITDLRILMPWGSLLRGVLGSDPDMLRGLAAVCAPGATMLITLNLHAWRPPVPEVGDRPEPTPDSAADMLAGIYTEVGWRLDEARYFGQEEVRALATSWTRRLNSSRSRLDVLGLTATLVQRSGDRSTSSCTNS, from the coding sequence ATGCGCAGGATCGTGGGCAAGCAGGTGCTCGAACTCGCCGCGACCGAGTTCGACGAGCTGCTCGCCGCTCATCGCGGTGCCGTCCTGGACGTGGGCACCGGGGACGGCAAGCACGCCCAGTACGTGGCGCAACGCAATCCCGAGCTGCTGGTCATCGGACTGGACGCGGCCAAGGACGGGATGCGGGAGATCTCGGCCAAGGCGGCGAGCCGGAAACGTGGCCTGGCCAACCTGGTCTATGTCTGGGCCTCGGCGGAAGGGCTACCCGCCGAGCTGCACGGGATCACCGACCTGCGCATCCTGATGCCGTGGGGCAGCCTGCTGCGCGGGGTGCTGGGGTCCGATCCGGACATGCTCCGCGGGCTGGCAGCGGTGTGTGCCCCGGGCGCGACCATGCTGATCACGCTCAACCTGCATGCCTGGCGACCACCGGTGCCGGAGGTGGGGGATCGCCCCGAGCCGACGCCGGACTCGGCGGCGGACATGTTGGCCGGCATCTACACCGAGGTCGGGTGGCGACTGGACGAGGCGAGGTATTTCGGCCAGGAGGAGGTGCGGGCGCTGGCCACCTCGTGGACCAGGCGGCTGAACTCCAGCAGGTCGCGGCTCGACGTGCTCGGCCTCACCGCCACCTTGGTTCAGCGCTCCGGCGACCGGTCGACGAGCTCGTGCACGAACTCGTAG
- a CDS encoding NAD(P)/FAD-dependent oxidoreductase, with product MPRNSAEADRTYDVVVVGNGSLGLSLGLTLARDGLRVAVLGAPHRPWAASSAAGAMIGVFGEVTKPLLTNDYGTTKLEWAYQASKLWPDWLAQLSPDSDGSDLLTAEGTVMLLNAVGVPGIDDDNYKAIRNTLITYDEKFEDIDPSELEWIDAEATARPIQAMFIPNEHSVNASELLVRLELAFTAAGGTLVTELATRVDQRGDRVRGVELESGSMLFSDNVVLAAGAASQAMLDTVPELAARIPRLVSGYGVSALVDTKDKSNPRSVIRTPNRAFACGLHVVPRGNGQVYVGATNTLSMDPLDTPPVADVLFLMNCANRQVHRGLAEGGFRNIQVGNRPVSLDGMPLLGATELDGLWMMTGTYRDGLTLSPLLAREMAALIRDEETSVDLSMFQPVRPPIQPFTRDEVVAAAVMHMLATGYEDGWSLPVEWPSTIEHHLRDAYTRTADELDPTYTPPPEILASLRVFPDLTKALREYYTASRASSGSTTH from the coding sequence ATGCCCCGAAACTCAGCTGAGGCGGACCGGACCTACGACGTAGTCGTCGTCGGGAACGGTTCTCTCGGCCTGTCGCTCGGACTCACCCTCGCCCGGGACGGCCTGCGAGTAGCCGTACTCGGCGCGCCACACCGTCCATGGGCCGCGTCCTCCGCCGCCGGCGCGATGATCGGAGTGTTCGGTGAGGTCACCAAACCCTTGCTGACGAACGACTACGGTACGACAAAGCTGGAGTGGGCCTATCAGGCAAGCAAACTCTGGCCCGACTGGCTGGCACAACTGTCGCCGGACTCCGACGGCAGCGACCTGCTGACGGCCGAGGGCACCGTCATGCTGCTCAACGCTGTCGGCGTCCCCGGTATTGATGACGACAACTACAAGGCGATCCGGAACACTCTCATTACGTACGACGAAAAGTTCGAGGATATCGACCCGAGTGAGCTCGAATGGATCGACGCGGAAGCCACGGCTCGCCCGATCCAAGCGATGTTCATCCCGAACGAGCATTCGGTCAATGCTTCCGAACTGCTCGTACGCCTCGAGTTGGCTTTCACCGCCGCGGGTGGGACGCTCGTCACCGAGCTCGCCACTCGTGTCGACCAGCGCGGAGATCGCGTACGTGGCGTCGAGCTCGAGTCCGGCTCGATGCTGTTCTCCGATAACGTGGTACTGGCGGCGGGGGCGGCCTCCCAGGCAATGCTGGACACCGTACCCGAACTCGCCGCGAGGATACCTCGACTCGTGAGCGGTTATGGCGTTTCGGCACTCGTCGACACGAAGGACAAAAGCAACCCACGATCCGTTATTCGCACACCGAATCGCGCATTTGCCTGTGGCCTGCACGTCGTCCCACGAGGAAACGGCCAGGTCTATGTCGGCGCAACGAACACGCTATCCATGGATCCCCTTGACACGCCTCCGGTCGCCGATGTTCTGTTCCTGATGAACTGTGCCAACCGGCAGGTACACCGGGGTCTTGCCGAGGGTGGTTTCCGAAATATCCAGGTCGGCAACCGTCCGGTTTCGCTCGACGGCATGCCACTTCTCGGTGCGACGGAACTGGACGGACTCTGGATGATGACCGGGACGTACCGCGACGGCTTGACGCTTTCCCCCCTGCTCGCGCGGGAGATGGCGGCCCTCATCCGCGACGAGGAGACGTCGGTCGACCTGTCGATGTTCCAGCCGGTGCGCCCGCCGATCCAGCCGTTCACCCGAGATGAGGTCGTCGCGGCGGCGGTGATGCACATGCTCGCGACGGGCTACGAGGACGGCTGGAGCCTCCCTGTGGAATGGCCGTCCACCATTGAGCACCACCTCCGGGACGCGTACACGAGAACGGCTGACGAGTTGGACCCGACCTACACTCCACCGCCTGAGATCCTTGCTTCGCTGCGGGTCTTCCCCGATCTGACCAAGGCACTGCGCGAGTACTACACGGCAAGTCGCGCGTCGTCCGGCAGCACAACTCACTGA